DNA from Acidobacteriota bacterium:
CGTTTCTCCGCGACCCACCGGAGGTACTCTCCGTACTCGGTCCGGTATTCGCCCGCGAGCGCCAGGAGCGCCGCGCGCCCGATCCAGCCGTTGGCGAAGGCGATCTCTTCGATGCAGGAGACGTACATCCCCTGTCGCTTCTGGATGGTTTCGATGAAATTGGCCGCCTCGAGCAGGCCGTCGTAGGTGCCGGTGTCGAGCCACGCCATGCCGCGGCCGAGCACTCCCACCGACAGACGCCCCCGCTCGAGATAGGCGTTGTTCACCCCGGTGATTTCGAGTTCCCCCCGCGAGGAGGGCGCGAGGCCGGCGGCGATGCCGATGACGGAGTTGTCGTAAAAATAGAGCCCGGGCACGGCATAGTGCGAGCGCGGGAATTCCGGCTTCTCCTCGATCGAGAGGGCGCGCCCGGCCGGGTCGAACTCGACCACGCCGTACGCCTTGGGATCGCGCACGTAATAGCCGAAGATGCGGGCCCCTCCCGCCTCCTCGACGGCGCGCACCGACTCGCGCAGGGTGGAGGAAAAGCCCTGGCCGTAGAAGACGTTGTCGCCCAGCACCAGGGCGCACGCATCCGCGCCGATGAAGTCCTTCCCGATGAGGAACGCCTCGGCCAGCCCGCGCGGCGCCGCCTGTTCGGCGTACTCGAACCGCATCCCGAGCCGCTCACCGGTGCCGAGCAACTCGCGGAAGAGCCCCAGGTCGCGCGGCGTGGAGATGACGAGGACCTCCCGGATCCCGGCCAGCATCAGCACCGAGAGCGGGTAATACACCATCGGTTTGTCGTACAGTGGCAGGATCTGCTTCGACACCGCCCTCGTCAGGGGATAGAGCCGCGTGCCTGCTCCCCCTGCCAGAATGATTCCCTTCATCGGTTTGCGCTCCGCTCATTATCGGGGACGGACTAGACTATATCCTACATCCAAAAGGACTTGCTGGGGTTGGTCTGCCCGTAACCCGCTCTCCCCGCCTGCGCGCGCTTTCCCGTTGCGCGCCCCCGCCGGAGTTTACGCCCATCGCCTGTGTTGGTGCGCCGGAACCGCTGGCCGCCCTCGGCTCGTGGAAAACGCGTAACCAATATATCCCCTATCGACCGCGATACAAAGATCGTTTATCAACCGCGGCCGGACCGGCAAAATCCTCGATAAAATCATGGACATCCACCATTCGGAGATGCAATCCTGGACATCCACTTTTTGATCCATGGACCGCAAATGTGGACACCCACCAATTGCTCCGGTTGTGGCCCCCCACCTGCCTGCTCAATCAGTGGATGTCCAGGATTTGGGTTAGAGTCAGGATGTCGCGGCCCCCTTCGACAGGATGCAGCTTGTGGCAACCAGCGGGGGAAGGACCGGTCCAGGTCGAAAACGGCAGCGGGTGCTGCCTGTCCCCGGGAGAGAACAATGGCTGAACCAAGACCGCTCGCGCTGGTCACCGGCAGTTCGTCGGGAATCGGCCGCGCATACGCAAAAGCACTGGCTGCCCGCGGCCACGATCTGCTTCTTGTCGCCCGGCGTCGGGATCGCCTGGAGGCGGTGGCCAAAGCCGCAACAGAAGCGTATGGAATAGAGGCCGAGATCCTGGTCGCGGATCTCTCCGATCCTCAGAGTCTGGGCCGG
Protein-coding regions in this window:
- the rfbA gene encoding glucose-1-phosphate thymidylyltransferase RfbA, coding for MKGIILAGGAGTRLYPLTRAVSKQILPLYDKPMVYYPLSVLMLAGIREVLVISTPRDLGLFRELLGTGERLGMRFEYAEQAAPRGLAEAFLIGKDFIGADACALVLGDNVFYGQGFSSTLRESVRAVEEAGGARIFGYYVRDPKAYGVVEFDPAGRALSIEEKPEFPRSHYAVPGLYFYDNSVIGIAAGLAPSSRGELEITGVNNAYLERGRLSVGVLGRGMAWLDTGTYDGLLEAANFIETIQKRQGMYVSCIEEIAFANGWIGRAALLALAGEYRTEYGEYLRWVAEKR